A window of the Mucilaginibacter sp. cycad4 genome harbors these coding sequences:
- a CDS encoding glycoside hydrolase family 97 N-terminal domain-containing protein, which translates to MKKNAIILITGLWLSCFIGVVQGQGIKDSVLSLRSPDKNIIFRFRQKAEAGKRTMYYSVDYKNKPVILPSALDLQLDNDLSEKAMALKVDQHKNWCENLLVTGVDSSRHDTTWVPVTGEQAMIRDHYNAINITLMKDDNPIYVMQVQVRVYNEGVAFRYYFPENPKGTYYNITAENNEFHLPEGTQAWFANWAQAPYYKLPLKNWPGESERPLTIELPDGLYAALGEAQLIDYARTKFKLSADKPSTLVTSMFGGAQLISPVGTPWRAIMIAEKPGDLIEHNYMMLNLNEPSRITNANWIKPGKIMRVMAQTTTDAKANIDFAVKHNLQYILFDWKWYGPAFSFSSDASKVAIPDFDLPGIIKYGNDKGVGVWLYVNQQGLYAQSDSLFAIYHKWGVKGVKFGFVQQGSHRWTTWVEKAIQQAAAAHIMVNIHDDWRPTGEQRTWPNLMSAEGIRGNEEMPDATHNTVLPFTRYIAGAADYTICYFDKRIKTTHAHQLALAAIYYSPLQTLYWYDKPSAEHNEPELEFWDKIPTTWDETKIMQGMPGEYISTARRSGKDWFVGTITNNDARQVKLNLSFLEPGKKYNATIYSDDPLVNTATHVKVSSKSVNSKTVLKLALLPSGGGAVYLTPEK; encoded by the coding sequence ATGAAAAAAAACGCAATAATATTGATTACAGGTTTGTGGCTAAGCTGCTTTATAGGCGTGGTTCAGGGACAGGGAATAAAAGATTCTGTACTTAGCCTCCGGTCGCCGGATAAAAATATAATATTCAGGTTTCGTCAAAAAGCTGAGGCCGGGAAGCGTACCATGTACTATAGCGTGGATTATAAAAACAAACCGGTAATTCTGCCGTCGGCCCTTGATTTGCAGTTGGATAATGACCTTTCAGAAAAAGCTATGGCGCTGAAGGTCGATCAGCATAAAAACTGGTGCGAAAACCTGCTGGTCACCGGGGTTGATTCCTCCCGGCATGATACAACCTGGGTGCCCGTTACCGGAGAGCAGGCTATGATTAGAGATCATTACAACGCAATCAATATTACGCTGATGAAAGATGACAACCCAATTTATGTAATGCAGGTACAGGTAAGGGTTTACAATGAGGGTGTAGCGTTTAGGTATTATTTCCCGGAAAACCCTAAAGGTACCTACTATAACATCACGGCAGAAAATAATGAGTTCCACCTGCCTGAAGGTACACAGGCTTGGTTTGCCAATTGGGCGCAGGCGCCATATTATAAACTGCCCCTGAAAAACTGGCCCGGCGAAAGTGAACGGCCATTAACTATAGAACTCCCCGATGGCCTGTATGCGGCGCTCGGAGAAGCCCAGCTAATTGATTATGCACGTACCAAATTTAAACTAAGTGCTGATAAACCATCCACCCTGGTAACCTCGATGTTTGGCGGGGCACAGCTGATCTCGCCTGTAGGTACCCCCTGGCGGGCAATCATGATAGCCGAAAAGCCAGGTGATTTGATTGAGCATAACTATATGATGCTTAACCTCAACGAGCCATCAAGAATAACTAATGCCAATTGGATTAAGCCCGGTAAAATTATGCGGGTAATGGCACAAACCACTACCGATGCAAAAGCAAATATCGACTTTGCGGTAAAGCATAACCTGCAGTATATCCTGTTTGACTGGAAATGGTATGGGCCGGCGTTTAGCTTTAGCTCAGATGCCAGCAAAGTAGCTATACCTGATTTTGACCTGCCTGGTATAATTAAATATGGAAATGATAAAGGTGTGGGCGTTTGGCTCTATGTTAATCAGCAGGGGCTGTATGCCCAAAGCGATAGTTTGTTTGCCATCTATCATAAATGGGGTGTTAAGGGCGTAAAGTTTGGTTTTGTGCAGCAGGGTTCGCATCGTTGGACAACCTGGGTTGAAAAAGCAATTCAGCAGGCTGCTGCGGCACATATCATGGTAAATATTCATGACGACTGGCGGCCGACCGGTGAGCAGCGTACCTGGCCAAACCTGATGTCGGCCGAAGGGATCCGTGGTAACGAAGAAATGCCTGATGCCACGCATAACACGGTGCTGCCTTTTACGCGGTACATTGCCGGGGCTGCTGATTATACCATCTGTTATTTTGATAAACGCATTAAAACTACTCATGCTCACCAGTTGGCGCTGGCAGCTATTTATTATAGCCCGCTGCAAACACTGTATTGGTATGACAAACCTTCGGCAGAGCATAATGAGCCCGAACTGGAATTTTGGGACAAGATCCCAACTACCTGGGATGAAACAAAAATAATGCAGGGAATGCCCGGTGAATACATCTCTACAGCCCGAAGGAGCGGAAAAGATTGGTTTGTAGGCACTATCACCAACAATGATGCGCGCCAGGTTAAACTTAACCTGAGTTTTTTAGAACCCGGCAAAAAGTATAACGCGACGATTTACAGCGATGATCCATTGGTGAATACAGCAACCCATGTTAAGGTCAGCAGTAAAAGTGTAAACAGTAAAACAGTATTAAAACTTGCCCTGCTGCCATCGGGCGGGGGGGCGGTTTATCTTACCCCGGAAAAATAA
- a CDS encoding ROK family protein, protein MSQQNKNNYVISADIGGTHITAAVIDLGKKMIIEDTRTRLSVDSQGTAAEILKSWAAALKQAYEKFGSPVQQVALAMPGPFDYENGISLIKDLHKYEAIYGLNIKLYLSEVLGIDATAILFRNDAEAFLQGEVVAGAGTGSRKVLGITLGTGFGSAWSVDGIVNDLNLGSRLYKDSIADDYFSTRWFLRRYREITGLSATGVSALILMSKHSAVVRTIFDEFTANLSLFLNDIVLAEKPDVIVIGGNIAKASGMFLDELTSRLTSHSESLQIKLALLGEDAALMGAAAGFDSRSGVNILFNANHPGN, encoded by the coding sequence ATGAGCCAACAGAATAAAAATAATTATGTAATCAGCGCAGATATCGGCGGTACACATATTACAGCAGCGGTCATTGATCTGGGAAAAAAGATGATCATTGAAGATACCCGTACCAGGTTAAGTGTAGACTCCCAGGGGACAGCAGCTGAAATACTTAAAAGCTGGGCGGCGGCATTGAAACAGGCTTATGAAAAATTCGGTTCTCCGGTTCAGCAGGTTGCCCTGGCAATGCCGGGCCCGTTTGATTATGAAAATGGGATCTCATTGATCAAAGACCTGCATAAATATGAGGCCATTTATGGTTTAAATATTAAGTTATACTTGTCGGAAGTACTCGGTATAGATGCCACAGCTATCCTGTTCCGGAATGATGCTGAAGCATTTTTACAGGGTGAAGTTGTGGCAGGGGCAGGCACCGGCTCCCGTAAGGTACTTGGGATTACGCTGGGCACGGGGTTTGGATCTGCCTGGAGTGTTGATGGTATTGTGAATGATTTAAACCTGGGTAGCCGGCTTTATAAAGATAGTATTGCAGATGATTACTTTTCTACCAGGTGGTTCTTACGGCGATATCGTGAAATAACCGGCCTGTCCGCTACCGGGGTGAGCGCGTTAATATTAATGTCCAAACACAGCGCTGTAGTGAGGACCATATTTGATGAGTTTACGGCTAACTTATCGTTATTCCTTAACGATATCGTCCTGGCTGAGAAACCTGATGTAATTGTTATTGGTGGCAATATAGCAAAAGCATCAGGGATGTTTCTGGATGAACTCACCAGCCGGTTAACATCACATTCTGAAAGTTTGCAAATAAAATTGGCTCTATTAGGAGAAGATGCAGCCCTGATGGGTGCTGCAGCAGGCTTTGATAGCAGGTCGGGAGTTAATATCTTATTTAACGCCAATCATCCGGGTAATTAA
- the fucP gene encoding L-fucose:H+ symporter permease has protein sequence MTNKPAFTEKRFIVAFVFVTSLFLMWGLLHSMSDVLNKHFQNVLNLSKSQSGLIQFSVFGAYFIMSIPAGYFLKKFGYKPGVILGLILFASGLFLFVPAANAASFTFFRIALFIMGCGMATLETVAHPFAAALGDQRRSDQRVNFAQTFNAVGTMIGPAIGSYFLLSSDTVRSTDLTSVKTLYVAIGCVIILIAVAFMFLKIPALTDPHAETSVIDPDAVNIDVEPSKKLHQHAHFVWAVAAQFFNVAAQAGTWAYFINYGVDIMHFSNEKAGYFMIVFMGMMALGRIVGTSLMTYIAPNKLLAAFACGSILMCLIVAQSLGWTSYIALLMINFFFSIMFPTIFSLGIKNLGSHTQQASSFIAMGVVGGAIFPMIMGQIANHSVAHAYYLPIICYVVIFLFGAKFYKVKH, from the coding sequence ATGACCAATAAACCAGCTTTTACCGAGAAAAGATTTATCGTAGCTTTTGTATTTGTAACCTCGCTATTTCTCATGTGGGGATTACTCCACTCCATGAGCGATGTGCTGAACAAGCATTTTCAAAATGTGCTCAATCTCTCCAAATCCCAATCCGGCTTAATCCAGTTCTCCGTTTTTGGGGCTTATTTTATTATGAGTATCCCCGCAGGGTATTTTTTAAAGAAGTTTGGTTATAAACCGGGTGTAATCCTTGGGCTGATTTTATTTGCCTCGGGTTTATTCTTGTTTGTGCCTGCCGCCAACGCAGCCTCATTTACCTTTTTTCGGATAGCCTTGTTTATTATGGGCTGTGGTATGGCTACTTTAGAAACCGTTGCGCATCCTTTTGCAGCTGCATTGGGTGATCAACGCCGGAGCGACCAGCGCGTAAACTTTGCGCAAACCTTTAACGCGGTAGGTACTATGATCGGCCCTGCTATTGGTTCCTATTTCCTGCTAAGTTCGGATACGGTACGCTCAACCGATCTTACCTCCGTAAAAACGCTATATGTAGCCATTGGCTGTGTAATCATACTCATAGCGGTTGCTTTTATGTTTTTGAAAATTCCGGCGTTAACTGATCCACATGCAGAAACCTCGGTAATTGATCCGGACGCCGTTAATATAGATGTTGAGCCCTCAAAAAAACTACATCAGCATGCACATTTTGTATGGGCGGTTGCAGCTCAGTTTTTTAACGTAGCTGCACAGGCCGGCACCTGGGCATACTTTATCAATTATGGCGTAGATATTATGCATTTCAGCAATGAAAAGGCCGGATATTTTATGATCGTTTTTATGGGGATGATGGCACTGGGGCGTATTGTAGGCACCTCGTTAATGACCTATATCGCGCCTAATAAATTATTAGCGGCATTTGCTTGCGGCAGTATCTTAATGTGCCTGATAGTTGCACAAAGCTTGGGCTGGACATCATACATCGCACTGCTGATGATCAACTTCTTTTTCAGCATCATGTTCCCTACCATTTTCAGTTTGGGGATTAAAAATCTGGGTAGTCATACACAACAAGCTTCATCTTTTATAGCGATGGGTGTAGTAGGCGGCGCAATATTTCCGATGATCATGGGGCAGATAGCCAACCATAGTGTAGCGCACGCTTATTACCTGCCGATTATATGCTACGTGGTGATCTTTTTATTCGGCGCCAAATTTTATAAAGTTAAGCACTAA
- a CDS encoding alpha/beta fold hydrolase: protein MKSARIIISTLIQAAVVSGAFAQMKAKIPVVYDFSYLDRKIGGWVDSGYYKGASVIIVKSDEIIHQKYFGNYTPGTVAYIASAGKWLAAATIAAVVDEGKLSWDDKVKKWLPEFKDQKGDATLRQLFSHTAGYPDYQPEGRHADNYQTLKESVAHIVDLAADTAPGTKFKYGGLAMQVAGRMAELAEGRDWETIFQEKIAKPLGMRLTHFTPVSDVGGQNPMLGGGATSGLEDYARFLNMIIHNGVYQGKRILSLKAIQEMQADQVGNAKMTDPYVENTRASERKDIYGLGEWREEVDAKGNATLISSPSWAGAYPWIDKKNHVYGFMLARVAEMKNGFNSFLGSPVLPLLVRDVLAQASVSNVKHGYITTTDGAKLYYEETGKGEPLILIHGHSFDRTEWDSQFFALAKKYRVIRYDLRGYGWSSMPAENQKALHADDLRALMDQLHIAKAHIVGLSLGGFIVTDFLALYPGRLLSATAASGDFFDVPGPNHPWTAEEVETQHKKIKAWQAKGVQAGKQEWFNKLTKRNGKIIENLRLPVWNMIYKWDAWQPQHPEPRFLLGNEAEARLRAQKITVPVMVLTGDVDANVPDRLLKVLPSAKQMIIPHAGHVSNLENPDGFNEKLLAFLNTIK, encoded by the coding sequence ATGAAAAGCGCCCGGATAATCATCTCAACCCTCATACAGGCCGCTGTAGTTAGTGGAGCATTTGCACAGATGAAAGCAAAAATACCTGTGGTTTATGACTTTTCTTACCTGGACAGGAAGATCGGCGGCTGGGTTGACAGCGGTTATTACAAAGGAGCATCTGTAATTATAGTTAAGAGCGACGAGATTATCCACCAAAAATATTTCGGCAATTATACTCCGGGAACGGTGGCCTATATAGCATCGGCAGGCAAGTGGCTTGCTGCTGCTACTATAGCTGCTGTAGTTGATGAAGGCAAATTATCATGGGATGACAAGGTTAAAAAATGGCTGCCCGAATTTAAAGATCAAAAAGGGGATGCCACTTTGAGGCAGCTGTTTTCGCATACTGCCGGGTACCCTGATTATCAGCCGGAAGGCCGGCATGCTGATAACTATCAAACCCTGAAGGAATCGGTAGCTCATATCGTCGATCTGGCTGCCGATACTGCTCCCGGTACCAAATTTAAATACGGCGGCCTTGCTATGCAGGTAGCCGGTCGCATGGCCGAATTAGCTGAAGGGAGGGATTGGGAAACAATCTTCCAGGAAAAAATAGCAAAGCCCTTAGGCATGCGGTTAACCCATTTTACGCCCGTAAGCGATGTTGGTGGCCAAAACCCCATGCTGGGCGGCGGAGCGACATCCGGACTGGAAGATTATGCCCGTTTTTTAAACATGATCATTCACAACGGAGTTTATCAAGGCAAGCGCATCTTATCATTAAAAGCTATACAGGAGATGCAGGCCGACCAGGTTGGGAATGCTAAAATGACCGACCCTTATGTTGAGAACACCCGGGCCAGTGAGCGAAAGGATATTTATGGACTTGGTGAATGGCGGGAGGAGGTTGATGCCAAAGGTAACGCCACACTGATCAGCAGCCCGAGTTGGGCGGGGGCTTATCCCTGGATCGATAAAAAGAACCATGTTTATGGATTTATGCTTGCCCGCGTAGCTGAAATGAAAAATGGCTTTAATTCGTTTTTAGGCAGCCCCGTATTGCCGCTGTTGGTGAGGGATGTGCTTGCCCAGGCGAGCGTGAGCAATGTAAAACACGGTTATATTACGACAACTGATGGTGCTAAACTCTACTATGAAGAAACAGGAAAAGGCGAGCCGCTTATCCTGATCCATGGCCACTCATTTGATCGTACGGAATGGGACTCGCAGTTTTTTGCGCTTGCAAAAAAATACCGGGTAATCCGGTATGATTTGCGGGGATATGGTTGGTCGTCAATGCCGGCTGAAAATCAGAAAGCCCTGCATGCCGATGACCTGAGAGCTTTAATGGATCAGCTGCATATTGCAAAAGCGCACATCGTAGGCCTGTCTTTAGGAGGATTTATCGTTACAGATTTTTTAGCACTTTACCCCGGTCGCTTACTTTCTGCAACAGCAGCCAGTGGTGATTTCTTTGACGTGCCCGGACCCAATCATCCTTGGACTGCAGAAGAGGTCGAAACACAACATAAAAAGATCAAAGCATGGCAGGCAAAAGGAGTACAGGCCGGTAAACAAGAATGGTTTAACAAGCTGACCAAACGCAACGGTAAAATTATCGAAAATTTGAGGCTGCCTGTCTGGAACATGATCTATAAATGGGATGCCTGGCAGCCTCAGCATCCTGAGCCCCGCTTTTTGCTGGGTAACGAAGCTGAAGCCCGGTTAAGGGCACAAAAAATAACCGTTCCGGTAATGGTACTCACCGGTGATGTTGATGCGAACGTTCCCGATAGATTATTGAAAGTGTTGCCGTCGGCTAAGCAGATGATCATTCCTCACGCGGGACATGTCAGTAACCTTGAAAACCCGGATGGGTTCAATGAAAAACTGCTGGCTTTTTTGAATACGATAAAATAA
- a CDS encoding beta-L-arabinofuranosidase domain-containing protein, protein MKRIKRFLWIGLLVLPLEGSAQYAGQHQSEIKVEPKIDVKAYSFDLQDVKLLDSRFKNNMDREGEWMLSLPVNRLLHSFRVNAGMLTDDKASKTKMPAPLGGWEALDMELRGHSIGHLLSGLSFQYAATGNIVFKKKIDSLVAGLAEVQATLNEDGYLSAFPQNYIDRNIKGKSVWAPWYTLHKITAGLIDAYWYSGNTQAFDVVSKMASWAYKKITPLSQDQLALMLRNEFGGMNEAWYNLYSITGNPEHKKLGDLFYHHAVLDPLAAGEDKLNKMHANTVIPKITGEARAYELTGDARDKAIVSNFWDNVIHNQTYVIGSNSDKEHFIEPGKISKFITGYTGETCNTYNMLKVTRHLFTWDADVKYADYYERALYNHILGQQDPKTGMVCYFTPLKAGAFRLYSTRDSSFWCCVGSGFESQSKYGEAIYYHSDQGVYVNLFIPSILTWKAKGLKLRQVTAYPEEATTRLIIDSANAESLSLYIRYPEWARNGAVIKINGKNIKVNQSPGSYIALNRKWKTGDKVEITYPMTLHLEPTPDNPKIAAVMYGPIVLAGEMGTETMPAHAPYHDATDPYQYYDYNYNIPANLIHGLKIHNENIAGTITPVKGELLTFKTTSTTNGTQVTLGPYYNLHRQRYVVYWDLN, encoded by the coding sequence ATGAAGAGAATTAAGAGGTTCCTGTGGATTGGATTGTTGGTGCTGCCTTTGGAGGGATCTGCTCAATATGCTGGCCAGCATCAGTCTGAAATAAAAGTTGAACCCAAGATCGATGTTAAAGCATACAGCTTTGACCTGCAGGATGTGAAACTGCTTGATAGCCGCTTTAAGAATAATATGGACCGTGAAGGCGAATGGATGCTATCCTTACCGGTTAACCGTTTGCTGCATAGTTTTAGGGTAAATGCCGGGATGCTGACAGACGATAAAGCAAGTAAAACCAAAATGCCTGCTCCGCTTGGCGGCTGGGAAGCTTTGGATATGGAACTAAGGGGGCACAGCATAGGCCACCTTTTATCAGGGCTTTCTTTTCAATATGCTGCCACCGGTAATATAGTTTTTAAGAAAAAGATAGACAGCCTGGTTGCAGGGCTTGCGGAGGTGCAGGCTACCCTGAATGAAGATGGCTATTTAAGCGCTTTCCCGCAAAATTATATCGACAGAAACATTAAAGGAAAAAGCGTTTGGGCGCCCTGGTACACCCTGCATAAAATAACTGCCGGTTTAATTGATGCCTATTGGTACTCGGGCAATACGCAAGCATTTGATGTGGTCAGTAAAATGGCATCATGGGCATACAAAAAAATAACACCGCTGAGCCAGGACCAACTGGCGTTAATGCTCAGAAACGAGTTTGGCGGTATGAACGAAGCTTGGTATAATCTGTATTCCATAACAGGTAATCCGGAGCATAAAAAACTTGGCGACCTGTTTTATCATCATGCCGTGCTTGACCCCTTAGCCGCCGGGGAAGATAAGCTTAACAAGATGCACGCCAATACCGTTATTCCCAAAATCACGGGTGAGGCCCGTGCTTATGAATTAACAGGAGATGCAAGGGACAAAGCCATCGTAAGTAATTTCTGGGACAATGTGATCCATAATCAAACCTATGTAATCGGCAGTAACAGCGATAAGGAACACTTTATCGAACCAGGGAAAATATCAAAATTTATAACCGGCTATACCGGCGAAACCTGCAATACCTACAATATGCTTAAGGTAACGCGCCACCTGTTTACCTGGGATGCCGACGTGAAATATGCCGACTATTATGAGCGGGCTTTATACAATCATATTTTGGGGCAGCAGGATCCCAAAACCGGTATGGTATGTTATTTTACGCCGTTAAAAGCCGGGGCCTTCCGGCTGTACAGTACCCGCGATAGTTCGTTTTGGTGTTGTGTAGGCTCGGGGTTTGAAAGTCAGTCAAAATACGGCGAAGCAATCTATTATCATAGCGATCAGGGCGTTTACGTAAACCTGTTCATTCCTTCTATATTGACCTGGAAAGCGAAAGGTTTGAAGTTAAGGCAGGTTACTGCTTACCCCGAAGAGGCGACCACACGACTCATCATCGATTCTGCAAATGCAGAAAGCTTATCGCTTTACATCCGTTACCCTGAATGGGCCCGCAACGGAGCAGTGATAAAAATAAATGGTAAAAACATCAAAGTTAACCAGTCACCTGGAAGCTATATCGCTCTGAACCGTAAATGGAAAACTGGTGACAAGGTAGAAATAACCTACCCGATGACCTTGCACCTGGAACCAACCCCGGATAATCCTAAAATAGCTGCTGTTATGTATGGGCCGATAGTGCTGGCAGGTGAAATGGGTACCGAAACAATGCCGGCGCACGCACCTTATCATGACGCCACCGATCCCTACCAGTATTATGATTATAACTATAACATCCCGGCAAATCTTATTCATGGATTGAAGATCCATAATGAGAATATTGCCGGGACAATAACACCGGTTAAAGGAGAACTATTAACTTTTAAAACCACCAGCACAACCAATGGAACGCAGGTTACACTCGGGCCTTACTATAACCTGCACCGCCAGCGCTATGTGGTTTATTGGGATTTAAATTGA
- a CDS encoding heparinase II/III family protein, whose amino-acid sequence MIKKHWERQNVKTGLVLCGLLLWLITITSVKAQQMDISSVNVKGHPRLLADESTGRDKLNALIKNEGWATTTFNQIWADADANVSRYQTDSTWMSSRLQMYWKQHYTDVFIKNGIYAYATGHALVPTVRFTGTRDAATQYIRPKLEDIKPHMDEYGKLYLQNGTVPGKPWEWVEQSKTGRIIESINIEIIEKARNAAMLYWLTGDEKYAAFAYSILDPYITGMGYRNEPVDLNHGHDQTLVGLSAFEVIHEDVLEPLTAGYDFLFPYIKKHHPEKLPVYAVTFKKWADLIIKNGVPFNNWDLIEAKFVADIAIILENDNQYADKRGCQYYLDQILNKTSTRQWSLTTLLKGYDPVMAIWGECPGYSQNVIADFTGFVNLFDRTLHTDLLKQIPVLPKAVLAYAQYLYPNGYIVGFGDTHYGKLRTDAISDLIRNARVNNKAGQEAIYSRMLKTMNAIAQKESSETAMRPMGFNALFGNPPITIPDTVKEGLPGDYLTATFWSPNVSWMVQRNGLDVNTGLMISQAGSSGNHMHANGIAMELYGRGIVLAPEGGIGGSYFQTDYAEYYSQFPAHNTVVVDGISSYPAMKSNHPLKLNACYPQSAQKAGYFKGITFSDVSFLEPETNADQNRLMSIIRTGDSTGYYVDIFRSRRKDGKDKTHDYIYHNLGQQVTLSDNNNKPFNIRPTEKLTFANTELVGYDYFYDKKSIQTDHDFKARFNLGIPGRDSIFMNMWMKGYADREVFSVKAPPSKAWRKNEMIPDSIANMPLPTVVVRQTGEAWSRPFAAIYEPSGAANNGTAIKSISSFGNEPGFTGLIVNNKSGQNDYIFAHAETQQVGFQDMQFKGLYGVISITGNKLVRLFLGKGVSITRSGYSLTSSQLVSAALWLEQGKLHFTADHPVKLYLPAGILPAHHTITLNNVTIKGELVNQGGNKQWCFSMPASTDAEIVLN is encoded by the coding sequence ATGATAAAGAAGCATTGGGAAAGGCAAAACGTGAAGACCGGCCTTGTGTTATGTGGTTTGTTGCTATGGTTAATTACAATTACATCTGTGAAGGCACAACAGATGGATATCTCAAGTGTAAATGTAAAAGGCCATCCCCGCCTGCTTGCTGATGAAAGCACAGGCAGGGATAAGCTTAACGCACTTATAAAAAATGAAGGCTGGGCAACGACAACCTTTAACCAGATCTGGGCAGACGCAGATGCAAATGTTTCCCGTTATCAAACAGACAGCACATGGATGTCGTCGCGGTTGCAGATGTACTGGAAACAGCATTATACGGATGTTTTTATTAAAAATGGAATCTATGCTTATGCAACCGGTCATGCACTGGTGCCTACCGTAAGGTTTACCGGGACGCGGGACGCTGCCACCCAATATATACGCCCGAAGCTGGAAGACATCAAGCCTCACATGGATGAATACGGTAAATTGTACCTGCAAAACGGAACTGTGCCCGGCAAGCCATGGGAGTGGGTTGAGCAGTCAAAAACCGGGCGGATCATCGAGTCCATCAATATCGAGATCATTGAAAAGGCCCGGAACGCGGCAATGCTTTACTGGCTTACCGGCGATGAAAAGTATGCTGCCTTTGCCTATTCTATCCTGGATCCCTATATCACAGGGATGGGATACCGGAACGAGCCCGTTGATCTCAATCATGGTCATGATCAAACGCTGGTAGGTTTATCTGCTTTTGAAGTGATCCATGAAGATGTGCTGGAACCTTTAACCGCCGGGTACGATTTTCTTTTCCCCTATATCAAAAAACATCACCCTGAAAAATTACCTGTATATGCTGTTACATTTAAAAAATGGGCAGATCTTATTATCAAAAATGGGGTGCCTTTTAATAACTGGGATTTAATAGAAGCCAAGTTTGTAGCAGATATCGCTATCATCCTCGAAAATGATAATCAGTATGCAGATAAAAGAGGTTGTCAGTATTATCTCGACCAGATCCTGAATAAAACCTCTACCCGCCAATGGAGTTTGACCACACTGCTCAAAGGCTATGACCCGGTAATGGCTATCTGGGGCGAGTGTCCCGGCTATTCCCAAAATGTAATTGCCGATTTTACCGGGTTTGTAAACCTGTTTGACCGTACGCTGCATACCGATCTCCTCAAACAAATTCCTGTATTGCCCAAAGCAGTGCTGGCTTATGCACAATACCTGTATCCCAATGGTTACATAGTTGGTTTCGGTGATACCCATTACGGTAAGCTCCGTACTGACGCCATCTCCGACCTCATCCGTAATGCCCGTGTGAATAACAAAGCTGGACAGGAGGCCATTTACAGCCGGATGTTAAAGACCATGAATGCTATAGCACAGAAGGAAAGCTCCGAAACAGCCATGCGCCCAATGGGTTTCAATGCGCTGTTTGGCAATCCTCCTATTACTATTCCTGATACAGTTAAAGAAGGATTGCCGGGTGATTACCTTACGGCAACGTTTTGGTCGCCCAATGTAAGCTGGATGGTACAGCGTAACGGCCTGGATGTAAACACAGGGCTAATGATTTCACAAGCTGGTTCCAGCGGCAATCACATGCATGCCAACGGCATTGCTATGGAGCTTTATGGCAGGGGGATAGTACTTGCACCTGAAGGCGGTATTGGTGGAAGCTACTTTCAAACCGATTATGCCGAATATTACTCACAGTTTCCGGCGCATAATACCGTAGTGGTTGATGGCATTTCATCTTATCCGGCTATGAAAAGTAACCACCCCTTAAAACTCAACGCCTGTTATCCTCAATCGGCACAAAAAGCCGGTTATTTTAAAGGCATCACATTTTCGGACGTTTCTTTCCTTGAGCCCGAAACCAATGCCGATCAAAACAGGCTGATGAGTATTATCCGCACCGGTGATTCAACCGGGTATTATGTAGATATTTTCAGGTCGAGGCGTAAAGATGGCAAGGACAAAACACATGATTATATCTACCATAACCTTGGGCAGCAGGTAACTTTATCGGATAACAACAATAAACCGTTCAATATCCGGCCAACCGAGAAACTTACATTCGCCAATACAGAACTGGTAGGCTACGATTATTTCTACGATAAAAAATCGATCCAAACCGATCATGATTTTAAAGCCCGCTTCAACTTAGGTATCCCCGGCAGGGACAGCATATTCATGAATATGTGGATGAAGGGTTATGCCGACAGGGAAGTATTCAGTGTAAAGGCGCCGCCATCAAAGGCCTGGCGCAAAAATGAAATGATCCCGGATAGCATCGCCAACATGCCTTTACCTACGGTTGTTGTCCGTCAAACAGGCGAGGCATGGAGCAGGCCTTTTGCAGCTATCTATGAGCCATCAGGGGCTGCAAATAACGGAACTGCTATTAAAAGCATCAGTTCTTTTGGTAATGAACCAGGCTTTACAGGGTTAATAGTCAATAATAAATCCGGGCAAAACGATTACATATTTGCACACGCCGAAACTCAGCAGGTTGGTTTTCAGGACATGCAGTTTAAAGGATTATACGGTGTGATCAGCATTACCGGGAATAAACTGGTTCGGCTGTTTTTAGGTAAGGGGGTAAGTATAACCCGAAGTGGTTACAGCTTAACATCATCGCAGCTGGTATCTGCCGCATTGTGGCTGGAGCAAGGCAAGCTGCATTTTACTGCCGATCACCCGGTGAAGCTTTATTTGCCAGCCGGCATATTGCCTGCTCACCATACTATCACACTCAATAATGTGACGATAAAAGGCGAGCTGGTAAATCAGGGCGGCAATAAACAATGGTGTTTTAGTATGCCCGCAAGCACCGATGCTGAAATTGTATTGAATTAG